The genomic window ACCCAGACGCTTCTTACTGCTTCAATAAGTACCATAGGAGCCGCTCTTTCCATGATTGTAATGACATATTTGGGAATTCCTTCTTCTTCATCTCAGGCAATGATGGGAGCGATTCTCGGAATCGGAATTCTGAATTCCACTGTAGACTGGTCAGTACTGACAAAGGTGGTCATTTGCTGGGTAACAACACCCATAGGAGCCGCTGCAGGTGCGTTCTTCCTTTATAAGATTTCGGCGGTATTCTTTCGAAGAATAAAGACTATCCAGGCCCAGGACTTGTCTCTGAAGATAGGAGCTTTGATCATTGGCGCGTATGGCTCTTACGCTCTGGGCGCCAACAATGTTGCAAATGTTACTGGACCGTATGCCGGAATCATACCCCTGGAAGTCGCCGCTCTCGTAGGCGGATTGAGCATCGGCCTAGGCGTGTTGACTTTCAGCAAAAGGGTCATGTACACTGTTGGAAAGCAGATTACCCAGCTAGATCACTTCTCGGCCGTAATAGCTGTTCTCGCCCAGGCAATTACGGTATGGATCTACGCTTTAATTGGAGTCCCTGTTTCAACTTCACAGGCAATCGTTGGTGCAGTAATTGGTGCTGGACTGGCAAGAGGCTCGACAAACATCAACTACAAAATCCTTCGAAACATCGCTCTTGGTTGGCTACAGACCCCTTTGATCGCTGGACTAGTTTCAATTGGGCTGTACCTTTCGATTAACGCTATAAGAGCTCTCTTTTGATCAAACCCTTCTCTTGAGCACGATAATTTCCATTCTGTCGGAACAGTCTTCAGAGAGATTCGCAATATCACCTATTGATAGAACAAGTTCCCGGAGCTGCCTCTTCTCTGCGAGGGACAAATTCATCTCGAAGATCTTCTTGACTAGAGCTCGCTCGTGACTGTCTTCAATGTTTTCGAGTCGTTCAGTCTCCTTGATTTTCTCTTCGGCAATGCTTAGCTCTTGAAAGAGATTGATAGCCGCTTCCTTTGATGCCTCAAATGTCTCAACAGCAAGCTGTAACTGTTTCAGAAGATCGGTCTTCAGCTCTGCCGGGATCACAAGGCGCTGCAGCTCAATCTGGTCAACGACATTCTCTGCTTCATTGGCCACCTTATCGAAGGATTCCGCCAGACCAAGAAAATCTCCGCGGAAGTTTGGAAGAAAAGCACCCTGATACATCGCGTTTTCCATCTCGCGTCTCTTTGCATCGGCGGCCGATTCCATTTTTCGTACCTCTTCCGAATAGATCTCCACAGAAGATAGGTCATCATTCTGGATGGAAATGAATACCTTTTCAAGGTTTTCCAGAGTTCTTGAGATGAAATCCAGATGCTCATGAAAAAGCTGAATAATCGCCACTTCTTTCTTACCAAAAAACATAAGAGGTCCACCTCCGGGCATCAGAATACTAGCAAATCTACTAGAGCCTCCGTTTCCCTTCATCTCATCACACCCTATCATCTTTATCTGCTTTGGTGTACTTGAAAGACTCTAATAGATTCTATTATTTATATATTATGCCACTTTTACCTCAGAGTTATCCGACTGGTTCTCGAGAAGATGAACTATGATGAATTAAGCTGAGCACGAATTCAAATTCAAATATACTTATAATGTAAGTGGTGATTATCAGAATCCTATGAA from Mesotoga sp. Brook.08.105.5.1 includes these protein-coding regions:
- a CDS encoding TIGR00153 family protein: MFFGKKEVAIIQLFHEHLDFISRTLENLEKVFISIQNDDLSSVEIYSEEVRKMESAADAKRREMENAMYQGAFLPNFRGDFLGLAESFDKVANEAENVVDQIELQRLVIPAELKTDLLKQLQLAVETFEASKEAAINLFQELSIAEEKIKETERLENIEDSHERALVKKIFEMNLSLAEKRQLRELVLSIGDIANLSEDCSDRMEIIVLKRRV
- a CDS encoding inorganic phosphate transporter, which codes for MFFAIIPAVVFGWALGANDAANVYGTAVTSGLVKYRVAVVLSAIFILIGSLLEGSRGLETISSVSTQTLLTASISTIGAALSMIVMTYLGIPSSSSQAMMGAILGIGILNSTVDWSVLTKVVICWVTTPIGAAAGAFFLYKISAVFFRRIKTIQAQDLSLKIGALIIGAYGSYALGANNVANVTGPYAGIIPLEVAALVGGLSIGLGVLTFSKRVMYTVGKQITQLDHFSAVIAVLAQAITVWIYALIGVPVSTSQAIVGAVIGAGLARGSTNINYKILRNIALGWLQTPLIAGLVSIGLYLSINAIRALF